CGCGTCCTCGGTTTCACGTAGCCCGGCGGTATCGATGATCGATACCGGAATGCCCTCGACGAGGATCGTTTCGCGCACTGCATCGCGCGTCGTGCCGGCGATCTCGGTGACGATCGCGCGCTCTTCGCCGGCCAGCCGGTTGAGCAGCGAGCTCTTGCCGACATTCGGTAGCCCAGCAAGCACCACCGTCAGACCGGAACGCAAAACGCTGCCTTCACGCGCACGGGTGCGCAAGCGGGTGAGATCGGCGCGCAGTCGTTCCAGCCGCGGCACGATATCGGTAGCGGTGAGTGGATCGAGCTCCTCGTCGGGAAAGTCGAGCGTGGCCTCGATCAGGCTCCTGAGCTCGACCAGAGCGTCAGTGAGCGCTCGCACGGCTCGTGAAAACTCGCCGGAGAGCGATCTGGCCGCCGCCCGGGCAGCCTGCAGGGATGCGGCATCGATCAAGTCGGCAATGCCTTCGGCCTGGGCCAGATCGATCTTGTCGTTGAGATAGGCACGCAGTGAAAATTCGCCCGGCTCGGCCAGTCGCGCGCCGAGCTCCAGGCACCGGGAAAGCAGGCTATGCATCACCACCGGCCCACCGTGTCCGTGCAATTCGAGCACGTCCTCGCCAGTGAAGGAATGCGGGGCCGGGAAGTAGAGCAACAACCCCTGGTCGAGCAATCTGCCGTCCGCGGCGAGGAAATCCACCAACAGGGCGCGGCGCGGCGCGATACGCTCTATTGGCTTGCCAGTGAGCCGGGCCGCCATCGGCAACAGGTCGGGGCCAGATACCCGCACCACGCCGATCCCGCCCCGGCCTGGCGGTGTCGCGATCGCGGCTATCGTGTCAGTGGGCTTTGAGGCCGGCACGCTCGATCATCCGGTTGACCTGCCACTGCTGGGCGATCGACAGGATGTTGTTGACCGTCCAGTAGAGCACCAGGCCGGCCGGGAAGAACAGGAACATGCCGGTAAACACGATCGGCATCCAGAGCATGATCTTGGCCTGGATCGGATCCGGCGGCGTCGGATTGAGCTTGGTCTGCACGAACATCGAAATGCCCATGACGATCGGCAAAACGTAATAGGGGTCTTTCACCGACAGATCGGTGATCCAGCCCAACCAAGGCGCGCCGCGCAGCTCGACGGTGCCGAGCAGCACCCAATAGAGCGCGATGAACACGGGAATCTGCACGAGGATCGGCAGACAGCCACCCAAGGGGT
This genomic interval from Sulfuricystis multivorans contains the following:
- the mnmE gene encoding tRNA uridine-5-carboxymethylaminomethyl(34) synthesis GTPase MnmE gives rise to the protein MPASKPTDTIAAIATPPGRGGIGVVRVSGPDLLPMAARLTGKPIERIAPRRALLVDFLAADGRLLDQGLLLYFPAPHSFTGEDVLELHGHGGPVVMHSLLSRCLELGARLAEPGEFSLRAYLNDKIDLAQAEGIADLIDAASLQAARAAARSLSGEFSRAVRALTDALVELRSLIEATLDFPDEELDPLTATDIVPRLERLRADLTRLRTRAREGSVLRSGLTVVLAGLPNVGKSSLLNRLAGEERAIVTEIAGTTRDAVRETILVEGIPVSIIDTAGLRETEDAVEKIGIARTWQEIGRADAILQIVDARCGITPADQAIAVRLPAGIERIIIENKCDLAKRPPGRHLVHGVVHLILSAKQGAGMELLHQELLRIAGWQGHGEDALLARARHLEALAEADECLAAAHSHLHRLELAAEELRLAQQALSGITGEFTADDLLGVIFGRFCIGK